Within Rhododendron vialii isolate Sample 1 chromosome 12a, ASM3025357v1, the genomic segment acctgaagcaaaagcgggctgccgctgaaaacggcggactggcccgtatacaccaaatccaaacccgaGAGAGTTTcggccaggaccaaagggaccacattccttcgcgcccccatctgtgcagcaacgctcaccagtGAAGGGCTGACCTGCCCGTCGGCCGGCACGAGCAAGTAGGCGGCCAGCAAGCAGATCACCAAGGCAAAGCGGCGACGCGCCTGAGCATCATCACTATCCAAATCGCCGTCCGGGCTGTACATTTCAATCAGCCGCATGATATTCAATTGGCCGCCCTCAAGGATAGTATTCGCCAAGCcccgggaaatgttgagtgagCTGGCCAACAGTTTAGGCATGCTCGCTTGGTAGGGCGGAACTACGagcgtaggggacgagaaggtccgaAGGTACGCCTGAAATTCTTCGACAGTGGGGCACATCTCATCGTCGCCAAAGCGAAAAACATGGACGtccggatcccagaatctgagagcagcCCGCAAGAGCGCTGGGCGGAGTGGCACGTGtcgaagaaagcggaacgaggcgaggccgtggtattgaaaattgagccaatcaacgcttagaaattgcgctAACCAAGGCCTAAGTAAAGTcgggagggggttatccatggcaAATGTTGAAGTATACTGGGAAAAAGGGGAAGCAGTGCAGTCCTGAAGACCACAAAACTTATGCccctgctttataggccttggccttggcctttcATCACCAATAAGCTACAAAGCTTCATGCTAGCTTCCAAATCTCCTctctgcaaaggacactgccccctgagaactcagaaaccgtgtgcaaatCGTGTGGgagtaaaaacaaagtggcccctgaaaaaggacagttggtcagtcaagtggatctggcgttcaagaacctggcgtacgccagtttataactggcgtgtccgtgtcccccacttactggcgtacggcccTCAACttctggcttacgccagtaggtttcaccagaaaccagtttgcagcagctactgcctccgcatgttcATTTTCAGTTCCGAGGCTGGTTTTTGATATTTGTCGATTCATACAAGCCATAAACACCATTTGAGACTGTGGGAAGGCATCGGATTCTAAAAGCCATgcccgatgaagattttggacccccgGCGGCCCGtgtcaagctaaaatcaaggatacggatggtcaaaactcgtttccggggctcttgccaagttttgtcataccatacatgttacTTAGACCttatgtgactgtgtgggggtgtcggtttcagtccgggactatatcgagtcatctttggcgtcttatgtccatttttgaggcatttttagcttttcttaGTTTTTCCCTTGCACCAGGGCAATTTTGCCGGTTTTGATGGCTCGCGCAAGTCATTGTACATCTATGCTAcctttcaaaagggtcagtttctttccccggggagaatcttagagtttggcctaccggcgcccaaaactcccgtatcccccgcgtgtctgggatacgtgtcgtatcctaggacgTTTCcgtccatcttttcttcgagctaagtcaattatgtgcgtATGCAAGTGTCTGTTGTCGACTCAAagtattcatcaatgcatgttagatattagcggatgttttgttcttttcctttaccgAATCTCACCAAAGAAATGGGAAAgcaataaaacagaaaatgcttATGTTATATACTACTATGTCAAAGCTAACggtggaaatgtatcaagtatcaaacggcacaacggcccggacagagctaaatgtatcagggcacactcgcccgcaaaatcaaaaggcacgcaggccccatccAAAATATCCAAATGTTTCGAAGTATCAAAGTATCTATCCAATAATGGCAAGTACTGGCAAAATAgactaaggctcggtgatagccctcagtcatcaaaaaggtcttcctcgtcgtcgtcgtcctcgctGTCCTCTACCTCCCGAGGGTCTATCCGAAACCTGGGGTCGCTCGCCGAGTCAGAGCtgctgctgagggacgtcccttcttcctcttcttcttctgcctcttcctcttctctccttttcttctgtgagggtccctcggcaggcttcttctctgcaggcctcttcctcagctcccggcggaactggagctcctcgctggccggagtgatttgcactccccgttccacccttgccgctggccgggaggagctcgaagctgccttctttgctgggggaggccgcacgcttttcctcctaggagccgccctagcgtgTCCCTGCATATTAGTTCAATTCAgttagcatacattgtgcatattgtatatattgaaatgctgagtgcaggaaatgtcaaaagcaatccTGATCAAAAGTAGAAAgaaaagttatacctgaggctgctcaacggGAGCTGGAACTGGTGGTGGGTACTCCAAttgcaaagaggcgccgccggctatcctgtggaactccttctccatggccttcatcaggcgagctgcctcccgtacccattcTATCGGAGCCTGTGACAGATTTCGGGACAGAATCAGAATGCAAGCCAAGTGTACATACTGAAAGCGAAATACGGGAActacaaaaggaaaaaggaatgtcttaccggccctgCGATCTCCGCTGGGTCTGTCCTAGCAAGCTCAAACTGAACAATGGCCTCCTCTCCTTTGGCATCCCGCACcgctagggtccaagaaagccgaggcagcccagTCGCTGTGGCATAGTTGCTCCTCTCTCTCAGGCGGgctgccctgctctcccggctccgcctctcctcgccagcctcaagCGCCTCACTCTGCACGGCGACATGCTCCAGCACGCCGAGCGGCCTCGCCAGGTGCTGCCTTCGGTAGACGGCGTAGTCACGCTCaggcctcagaaaagcagcCAGCCCGGTCGGAACAGTGAAGCGCCTCAGCTCAGCCAGGGTATACTTGTCCGTGTGGGAAGCGTGAGGAGGCAGTGGCCCAGGCACCTGAAAGTCAAGAGCGCctagtgactgccgtgtcacccggtcacccaggtaccaccgccacccgaaggcCGACTCCAAAAGCACCCGGCTCGCAGTCACCACCCTACTCTCTGccaggtactcaggctcaggctcagcGCCGCTCCAGGGGTTCCAATCCACCTGCAAGGCAATGGCACAGTTTGTAAAgtatcagcgacagcattaaagcaattctacaGGTATAATGATCAAATTCAACATGTTGCATACCTGAGTGCCAGACAGCTCGTCAAGGTAGGTCCGGAaagctaggaggctccctcttgACTTCTTCTTCCCGCTGTACATAGGACCCCAAATCATGGCACGGGGGAGCATCatcaggttcgggcacttgttctccggagggtacatcttcagcacctcgtaGGCCCATAGCTGCAAGTGGTAAAACAATCAAAGCGTCAGgatacagttcatatgcaaatcaaagtaCAAGTGCAATAAAGGGAAAAGCGGTAAGTAAATGATAGTctttgtttcttacctcccacaccctccagtagccggcaGTCGCCTTCTTCCCGCGAGAGAACGCCCCCACAAAGCCATAGCAGGTGCCCAgggcagctcctccccagtcaaacctcgaagctgcgcctaagtcatggagggccggtaagtaggacaggtgcactgtggatcgcttgttcgggtacaaggtagccccgaacaagtacaacaagtaggccctcgccatctgctccgcctccaactctgactccggctccctcccgtgcaaataccgcttgaactggtcataataGACGGTCTCCGCCTCACCCACCGGCGCCTGCCCTAAAAACCACGTCAGAGACTCGggatccctgtaaatctctgagtcaaacGAGATAGGCTCTCCACCTACGCTCAAGCCTGTGAGCGCTACGAAGTCGGACggggtcactgtcatctccccaatcggcaagtggaaggtatttgaggaatcccaccacctctcggccaatgctgtcagcagagcgtggtcgctct encodes:
- the LOC131309697 gene encoding uncharacterized protein LOC131309697 — protein: MARAYLLYLFGATLYPNKRSTVHLSYLPALHDLGAASRFDWGGAALGTCYGFVGAFSRGKKATAGYWRVWELWAYEVLKMYPPENKCPNLMMLPRAMIWGPMYSGKKKSRGSLLAFRTYLDELSGTQVDWNPWSGAEPEPEYLAESRVVTASRVLLESAFGWRWYLGDRVTRQSLGALDFQVPGPLPPHASHTDKYTLAELRRFTVPTGLAAFLRPERDYAVYRRQHLARPLGVLEHVAVQSEALEAGEERRSRESRAARLRERSNYATATGLPRLSWTLAVRDAKGEEAIVQFELARTDPAEIAGPYVHLACILILSRNLSQAPIEWGPLCFYSHTICTRFLSSQGAVSFAERRFGS